The proteins below are encoded in one region of Danio rerio strain Tuebingen ecotype United States chromosome 12, GRCz12tu, whole genome shotgun sequence:
- the LOC108179108 gene encoding uncharacterized protein: protein MKLHIFKYDSFRCHARLCIEPAIVHKWRNWQSEMLEQLSRRENVIVGGDKRADSPGHSAKYGSYTMMDLATNTVVDLQLVQSNEVGGSYHMEKEGLKRSLDLLDARGVRLECIITDRHPQIQKYLRDRNVTQFYDVWHIEKGISKKLDKICQIKGCEKLRKWLRSIKNHIYWTAASSTTGPERVAKWTSILNHVHEDPNFPAYLHPQRISRDKNKWLSAATMPFYKLEKVLANKRILKDVAKLSPHHQASTVEAFHSVLLRFAPKNVVFPFLGMLCRLYLAALHYNENAGRPQATSATGKPIYKLAFPKAKKGEYRVREVKTQQTFGYVKELLDLIFNQVFVDPSPYVDEVLGIHIPPALSSACDLPEMEEAISSRVTRFNQ from the exons ATGaaactacacatttttaaatatgattcATTTCGTTGTCATGCAAGACTTTGCATTGAACCTGCTATTGTCCACAAGTGGAGAAATTGGCAGAGTGAAATGCTAGAACAGCTCAGTCGAAGAGAGAATGTGATTGTTGGAGGAGATAAGAGGGCTGACTCCCCAG GTCACTCGGCCAAGTATGGGAGTTATACAATGATGGACCTTGCAACTAACACAGTGGTCGACCTACAGTTAGTCCAG agTAATGAGGTGGGCGGCAGTTACCATATGGAAAAAGAAGGCCTAAAGAGAAGCCTAGACCTGTTGGATGCCCGCGGTGTTCGTCTGGAATGCATCATCACAGACCGACATCCTCAAATACAGAAATATCTCAGGGATCGAAATGTTACTCAGTTTTACGATGTGTGGCATATCGAGAAAG GAATTTCCAAAAAACTGGACAAGATATGCCAGATAAAGGGGTGTGAGAAGTTGCGTAAATGGTTGCGTAGCATCAAAAACCACATCTACTGGACTGCTGCATCATCCACAACAGGTCCTGAAAGAGTGGCAAAGTGGACCTCTATCTTAAACCATGTACATGAAGACCCCAATTTTCCGGCTTATCTGCATCCGCAACGGATAAGCAGAGACAAGAACAAATGGCTGTCGGCTG CAACGATGCCATTCTACAAGCTGGAGAAAGTTCTCGCTAACAAGAGAATATTGAAGGATGTGGCCAAGCTAAGTCCTCACCACCAGGCGTCAACTGTTGAAGCTTTCCACAGCGTCCTACTGCGGTTTGCACCCAAAAATGTGGTATTCCCATTTCTGGGGATGCTATGCAG gtTGTACTTGGCTGCACTGCATTACAATGAAAATGCCGGGCGTCCCCAGGCCACATCAGCAACTGGTAAACCTATTTACAAGCTTGCCTTTCCAAAGGCAAAGAAAGGAGAGTATAGGGTCCGAGAAGTGAAGACACAGCAAACTTTCg GTTATGTAAAAGAGCTGCTGGACCTCATCTTCAACCAAGTGTTTGTGGACCCATCACCCTATGTTGATGAAGTGTTGGGAATTCACATACCACCTGCTCTATCATCAGCCTGCGATCTACCTGAGATGGAGGAGGCTATCTCCAGCAGGGTGACCCGCTTCAATCAATAG